One Solanum pennellii chromosome 10, SPENNV200 genomic region harbors:
- the LOC107032118 gene encoding ras-related protein RABA2a-like: MARRADEEYDYLFKIVLIGDSGVGKSNLLSRFTRNEFCLESKSTIGVEFATRTLKVEGRTIKSQIWDTAGQERYRAITSAYYRGALGALLVYDVTKPISFENVSRWLKELRDHADSNIVIMLIGNKTDLKHLRAVATEDAQSYAEREGLSFIETSALEATNVEKAFQMNLSEIYRIISKKSLSSENPAPANIKEGKTLVVGAEEINTKKACCSAS; the protein is encoded by the exons ATGGCAAGGAGAGCAGACGAAGAGTACGATTACTTGTTCAAGATTGTGTTAATCGGAGATTCTGGAGTTGGAAAATCCAATTTACTCTCCAGATTCACTAGAAATGAGTtctgtttggagtctaaatctaCTATCGGCGTTGAATTTGCTACTCGTACTCTCAAg GTAGAGGGAAGGACCATTAAGTCTCAGATCTGGGACACGGCTGGACAGGAGAGATATAGAGCCATTACGAGTGCATACTATAGAGGTGCTCTTGGTGCTCTTCTGGTATATGATGTTACAAAACCTATTTCCTTTGAAAATGTGAGCCGGTGGTTAAAGGAATTGAGGGATCATGCAGACTCCAATATTGTAATTATGCTGATTGGAAACAAGACAGATCTGAAGCATCTGCGAGCAGTTGCTACAGAGGATGCTCAAAGCTATGCTGAAAGAGAAGGGCTTTCTTTCATAGAAACATCAGCGTTGGAGGCAACAAATGTTGAGAAGGCTTTCCAGATGAATCTTTCAGAAATTTATCGGATAATCAGTAAGAAATCACTCTCTTCAGAAAACCCTGCACCTGCTAACATTAAAGAAGGGAAGACTCTTGTTGTTGGTGCAGAGGAGATAAACACCAAGAAAGCTTGTTGCTCTGCATCTTAA